The Euphorbia lathyris chromosome 4, ddEupLath1.1, whole genome shotgun sequence genomic interval aAGGAAGGTCAAGCTCAGACTCGTAAATACTTGAGCCGGTCATGAACTCTagtcgagctttgaccgagctgACCTCGAATAGATTGTGAACTACCTGACTAGTTAATACTTGAGCCGGTCATGAACTCTagtcgagctttgaccgagccaaCCTCAAATAGATTCAAACTACCTGATTCATTAACATCCCTAGACTCATCTTATAAAAAAAGATTGCAACAATagcttttttttaagaaaaattcaATCAAAAGTTGAATGTGATAGTTTTAGTAACAGACTTAGAGTACTAGGTAAAGTTTTAAGAATAGCCTTTAGAAAACCATTCAAGCCATAAGCTTATTTTGATAGTTCTAGCAGGTAATATTCAAGCTAGAACAGTTACGAGTAACAACAAATAGTAGATATGCAGGGAGAAACTTAATTATTACCGATGGATTGGCCAGGGAACATGTCAACAAGCCTGACAATGTCTTCATCAGCAACACCATCAGTCTTAAAAATACCTTTGCAGACACCAATTCTGTCTTCCCTAGTAGGAGCCCAGTAGAACTTCTCCATACGACCATCACGGATAAGAGGAGCATACAATGTCGAGAAATCGTTACCAGTGACGATGATCGGAACACGGGGATTGTCTTCCTTGTTGTACATACCAGGAAGCTGAACATTTGTTGGATTATCAGCAATGTTCATAAGTGTTGCATTCACCATCTGGTTGTTCACTGTGTATTGAGTAGTTCCTCCCATTCTTCCTGCTCCGGCATCAAGATCGTTGATGAACAAGCAACACATTTTCCCCTTCTTGATTATATCAGCTGCCTCACGGTACCTCTGCCTGATCAGCTTCGCAGGTTCACCCGCGTTCCCACTTTCCAGCTCTCCGGCACTCATCATGATTGGGCTGCAATAATGTAGCATACATATTAGGCATGTTAATGCAGGTTATTATCGTGTCATAATCGTATTATGTGAACTCACTTGATTCCCATCTTGGCGAAAACAAGCTCGCATTGGAAGGATTTTCCTTGACCTTTGCCTCCCCAGATACCCAAAATGAGAGGAACCTGAACATCAAATTAAGACAAAGAtcagatatttttattcaagTTCATGAATAAAAAGAACATGTATGTTAAATTATATAACCTTAATGTTTGGAAGGGTCATGAAGTTCTTGGTGATGTGAACAATAAGCTTGTCCATGAAAGCTGGGGCAATGTACAAACCATCCATGGTGTTGTCAAAATCATACCTGCAAAATTGGATCATTTTGGAGTCATTAAAATTCATCAAAAAAGGCATCCCCTATTTGAATAAGCTTGAAGTGTGTTCAAGCGGTAAATACAGGCTGCTGTAGATAAGGGTGTGCAAGGGGCCCCTTTAACACGGTCCAAAAATTTAAGATTCCAAAAAGTTTAAGACGGGTCTGCATGAATACATTAATAATAAAAGATGTTGCTAAATTCAAATACTAACTATATTGATCTATAACGCTCCAATACCTTAAAAGTGTCAAATGAACCCACCGTCACTGAAGTAGGGAATATACATGTCGGGTAGTTTTTGAGATAATAAAGTCATTTGtatcaataaaatcactaaaACGGATTCGACAGTGGAAAAATGACATGATACATGTAAAGACATGTCACATTCCACTTTTAGTCTACGTGGCTGTCGCGTGACATATTAGAAAGACTAAAATGATTAttgaaaactaaattaaaagattaataaaatgatgattttaagTTTTTTTGATATGACATGTGGCATCTATACGTCATCCACATGACATATGTTAAAGGTGTATTATGACGTGTCGTTTATGTAAATGTCTTATCAGATTTAGTGTCGGATCCCAGCTTAGCAACTTTATTGATAGAAATATGCTACTTTAGTAACTTTAATAACTACCGGCGCTTCTTTTAGTGCGCATAAGTGTTTTTGACCCTTTATCATTTATTCATTTTACTCAAAATTTAAGTTGAAATCTAAGTTTCTTAATCTAAAACACTCTGATACCATATAAAGAATCATCGAATTAAAATTTAAACTGATAAATAAACTTGAAACATATGTAATAAATCTAGTGACCAAAACCATAAGCAACTAAAATTCAACTTTAaacggctctgataccatattagAAGATAAGAAACTTACTGACGAAGACCGGTGCTCATGTATTCATAGGAACTCATGACAGCATAGTGGGTTCCGGCATCCTGGGGAGCCTGGAAAAGAGAGTCAACCATACCCTTACCCCTGGTGATATCTTGTTGGTCATCAGAGATATCAGTGGCAAGGCCAGACCATCTGTCCTTATCAGTCTGTTTTTCCTCATCATATTCTGCACTAACTTTGAAGTTCCCACCAGCTGAATGCTTCAAGTTTGAGAACCTGAAGGAGTTCACCTTTTTCAAGCTGCATCCTAAGAAAGCTGAGCTTGGAACTGATGGGCTAGCACCTGACCCATTCAAGGC includes:
- the LOC136225913 gene encoding ribulose bisphosphate carboxylase/oxygenase activase, chloroplastic-like isoform X1, with the protein product MAATTIGAVNRAPLALNGSGASPSVPSSAFLGCSLKKVNSFRFSNLKHSAGGNFKVSAEYDEEKQTDKDRWSGLATDISDDQQDITRGKGMVDSLFQAPQDAGTHYAVMSSYEYMSTGLRQYDFDNTMDGLYIAPAFMDKLIVHITKNFMTLPNIKVPLILGIWGGKGQGKSFQCELVFAKMGINPIMMSAGELESGNAGEPAKLIRQRYREAADIIKKGKMCCLFINDLDAGAGRMGGTTQYTVNNQMVNATLMNIADNPTNVQLPGMYNKEDNPRVPIIVTGNDFSTLYAPLIRDGRMEKFYWAPTREDRIGVCKGIFKTDGVADEDIVRLVDMFPGQSIDFFGALRARVYDDEVRKWISGVGVEKIGKSLVNSREGPPTFEQPKMTTEKLMEYGQMLVAEQENVKRVQLADKYMSQAALGEANQDAIDQGNFYGKAAQQMKVPIPEGCTDPNAKNFDPTARSDDGSCNYQL
- the LOC136225913 gene encoding ribulose bisphosphate carboxylase/oxygenase activase, chloroplastic-like isoform X2; this encodes MAATTIGAVNRAPLALNGSGASPSVPSSAFLGCSLKKVNSFRFSNLKHSAGGNFKVSAEYDEEKQTDKDRWSGLATDISDDQQDITRGKGMVDSLFQAPQDAGTHYAVMSSYEYMSTGLRQYDFDNTMDGLYIAPAFMDKLIVHITKNFMTLPNIKVPLILGIWGGKGQGKSFQCELVFAKMGINPIMMSAGELESGNAGEPAKLIRQRYREAADIIKKGKMCCLFINDLDAGAGRMGGTTQYTVNNQMVNATLMNIADNPTNVQLPGMYNKEDNPRVPIIVTGNDFSTLYAPLIRDGRMEKFYWAPTREDRIGVCKGIFKTDGVADEDIVRLVDMFPGQSIDFFGALRARVYDDEVRKWISGVGVEKIGKSLVNSREGPPTFEQPKMTTEKLMEYGQMLVAEQENVKRVQLADKYMSQAALGEANQDAIDQGNFYG